A genome region from Hydrogenoanaerobacterium saccharovorans includes the following:
- a CDS encoding glycerophosphodiester phosphodiesterase family protein, with amino-acid sequence MKQIKNDRLLQTIQDKKVLIAAHRGTWGGNIIQNTIGAYETSLLSGAHIIEVDVVQSTDGDFFAFHTGQEPGLLRIEKNLKEMTTAEIEACKFTNCTQEFVSEKINRLDDILEHFKNRCLINIDRSWWFWEDTIKLLKRHNMPDQIILKSAPEKELLQVLQNIGAELMYMPIIRREGQLETAKNYAVNLIGTEIIFNTEESPLVTNSFIDNLHNEGLLAWANAITLDDTTYLSAGHDDNTSILQNMDKGWGWIIDKGFDIIQTDWPLHLSQYIKNNYGKGEKI; translated from the coding sequence TTGAAACAAATTAAAAACGATAGATTACTACAAACAATACAAGACAAAAAAGTTTTAATAGCAGCACATCGAGGTACATGGGGCGGCAACATCATTCAAAATACAATCGGCGCTTATGAAACATCGCTATTAAGCGGAGCACATATTATCGAAGTAGACGTCGTTCAATCAACAGATGGTGATTTTTTTGCATTTCATACGGGACAAGAACCCGGGCTGTTGAGAATTGAAAAAAACTTAAAGGAAATGACGACTGCCGAAATAGAAGCATGCAAATTTACAAATTGTACGCAAGAGTTTGTTTCAGAAAAAATTAACCGATTGGATGATATTCTAGAACATTTTAAAAACCGCTGTCTTATTAATATCGACAGAAGCTGGTGGTTTTGGGAAGATACCATTAAACTTTTAAAACGCCACAATATGCCCGACCAAATTATTTTAAAAAGTGCACCCGAAAAAGAACTGCTGCAAGTGTTGCAGAATATTGGCGCAGAATTGATGTATATGCCGATTATACGCAGAGAAGGGCAGCTTGAGACGGCAAAAAATTATGCGGTTAATTTAATTGGCACAGAAATTATATTTAACACAGAAGAAAGCCCGCTTGTAACAAATAGCTTTATAGATAACTTACATAATGAGGGTTTACTGGCATGGGCAAATGCAATTACGCTGGATGATACGACCTATCTTTCTGCAGGACATGATGACAATACGTCTATATTACAAAATATGGACAAGGGTTGGGGGTGGATAATCGACAAAGGATTTGACATTATTCAAACAGACTGGCCTCTGCATTTAAGCCAATACATTAAGAACAACTATGGAAAGGGAGAAAAAATATGA
- a CDS encoding carbohydrate ABC transporter permease has protein sequence MERKKTRMGYMLLLPSILLIAVLILYPTIRTVIDSFFEIRIQTAAQGAKFVGFENYMKAFKDRHFWDTTIWTLAFTIVSVGLELIIGMGLALLMKKKIPGQGAIRTAVLVPWAIPTIVSGIVWTQFFSQNGLVNYISTTLGLLDAPFSWLGKEATAKLAVLIADIWKATPYMSLLLLAGLVTIAPEYYEAAEIDGASKIKQFFHITIPLIKPTMMVTILFRIISATRVYDLIVAMTNGGPAGKTETVSMYAVNTYFTYGNIGYGAAISVIMLILSVGISMFFTDSLKSRVG, from the coding sequence ATGGAACGCAAAAAAACAAGAATGGGGTATATGTTATTACTCCCCAGTATACTGCTAATCGCTGTTTTGATTTTGTATCCTACTATCAGAACGGTTATAGATAGCTTTTTTGAAATCAGAATTCAAACCGCAGCGCAGGGTGCCAAATTTGTTGGGTTTGAAAACTATATGAAAGCCTTTAAAGACCGACACTTCTGGGATACAACAATTTGGACTTTAGCGTTTACTATTGTATCTGTTGGTTTGGAGTTAATTATCGGAATGGGACTTGCGCTGCTTATGAAGAAGAAAATTCCGGGGCAAGGTGCCATTAGAACCGCAGTTTTGGTTCCGTGGGCAATCCCTACGATTGTTTCTGGCATTGTATGGACGCAGTTTTTCTCTCAGAACGGGTTAGTAAATTACATTAGTACAACACTTGGGCTATTAGATGCACCGTTTAGTTGGCTTGGTAAAGAAGCAACTGCAAAGCTAGCTGTTTTAATTGCGGATATTTGGAAGGCAACACCGTATATGTCATTGCTTTTATTGGCAGGGCTGGTAACAATTGCTCCCGAATACTACGAAGCAGCTGAAATTGATGGAGCAAGCAAAATAAAACAGTTCTTTCATATTACAATACCTCTCATTAAACCAACCATGATGGTAACCATTCTGTTTAGAATTATTTCTGCAACACGCGTTTACGATTTGATTGTTGCAATGACAAATGGCGGTCCGGCAGGGAAAACCGAAACAGTATCTATGTATGCGGTTAATACTTATTTTACTTACGGCAATATTGGTTATGGTGCAGCTATTTCTGTTATAATGCTTATTCTTTCGGTTGGTATCAGCATGTTCTTTACTGATAGCCTAAAATCTAGGGTGGGGTGA
- a CDS encoding ABC transporter substrate-binding protein — protein MKKCLAIIFASALLINLVTACGKGKQTGSSESSSDNKGNSVVTINYYGRPDDKGVESTIVANFEKQNSDVKVNYVELPDSSGDRLKTISTVLQSGDDSIDVFAGDVVWPPIFVSAGWVIPLDDYLKPDELNGYLAGPLSAFQMQGKTYGLPFMADTGALYYRSDLLEKYGKSAPKTWDEMLQTASEILKKEGNKDLRGYSSYWKQAESLACVAIEIYWANGGNIVDENGKSIIDESKMTATLAMMQNMMKTENMTVDGIETFGTAESRAVVTAGNAIFTRDWLSGYAPFNDKEASAAAGKMEIAALPGNGTLGGWGVMVSEYSKNKDAAVRFAKFRASYESQVLANEITRIVPTIKSMYEDKAVLELTPYLPKFIPVLEQARPRPQSPYYAELSGIMQLEIHSVISGLTTPEQSAANIKQQIDALLN, from the coding sequence ATGAAAAAATGTCTAGCTATTATTTTTGCTTCGGCACTGCTAATCAACTTAGTAACAGCATGCGGCAAGGGCAAACAAACCGGTTCGAGCGAAAGCAGCTCAGATAATAAGGGTAACAGTGTAGTTACCATCAACTATTATGGCCGCCCTGATGATAAAGGCGTAGAATCTACCATCGTCGCAAATTTTGAAAAACAAAATTCGGATGTAAAAGTAAATTATGTAGAATTACCTGACTCATCCGGTGACCGTTTGAAAACAATCAGCACGGTACTGCAATCGGGCGATGATTCGATAGATGTATTTGCAGGAGATGTTGTTTGGCCCCCAATTTTTGTGTCGGCAGGCTGGGTAATTCCTTTAGATGATTATTTGAAACCAGATGAACTAAATGGTTATTTAGCTGGCCCGTTAAGTGCATTCCAAATGCAGGGCAAAACTTATGGTCTCCCGTTTATGGCAGATACAGGCGCGCTGTACTATCGTTCTGATCTGCTTGAGAAGTATGGCAAAAGCGCCCCTAAAACATGGGATGAAATGCTGCAAACCGCAAGTGAAATTCTTAAAAAAGAAGGCAACAAAGACCTTCGCGGTTATAGCTCTTACTGGAAGCAAGCAGAAAGCCTTGCTTGTGTAGCCATTGAAATTTACTGGGCAAACGGCGGTAACATTGTAGATGAAAATGGAAAAAGCATTATTGATGAAAGCAAAATGACAGCAACTTTAGCTATGATGCAAAACATGATGAAAACAGAAAATATGACTGTTGATGGCATTGAAACCTTTGGTACTGCAGAATCTCGTGCTGTTGTCACTGCAGGTAACGCTATTTTTACACGTGATTGGTTAAGTGGATATGCGCCGTTTAATGATAAAGAGGCATCCGCTGCAGCAGGCAAAATGGAAATTGCAGCACTGCCCGGAAACGGTACTTTAGGCGGCTGGGGTGTTATGGTTTCTGAGTACTCCAAAAACAAAGATGCAGCGGTACGTTTTGCAAAATTCCGCGCAAGCTACGAAAGTCAGGTTCTTGCAAACGAAATTACCAGAATTGTACCAACGATTAAATCTATGTATGAAGATAAAGCTGTGCTTGAACTTACGCCATATCTGCCGAAGTTTATCCCTGTGTTGGAGCAAGCAAGGCCCAGACCGCAAAGCCCTTATTATGCAGAGCTTTCCGGCATTATGCAATTGGAAATTCACAGTGTAATCTCCGGGCTGACAACTCCTGAACAAAGCGCAGCAAACATCAAACAACAAATTGACGCTTTGCTTAATTAG